In one window of Corallococcus macrosporus DNA:
- a CDS encoding DegT/DnrJ/EryC1/StrS family aminotransferase, giving the protein MEAVKTTDKLFVPSLPTLWPGMLMAPPRPGALPPFSSPNARYFYFARNAVWLTMKMLRLDGGEVLMPAYHHGVEVEAVVDAGAIPRFYRVGSRWDVDVADVAKRITPKTRALYLIHYAGFPGPVDAMRKLADEHGIPLIEDCALSLLSSDGATPLGTTGDVGIFCLYKTLPVPNGGALVVNGKRSYSLPEPPAPPVASTFSHTVSALLQNLELRGGAVGRGLRGLVRSVGHGAVKAASVERVATGTQHFDRRHVDLGMSPLTKRIALAQDLEGIVEARRRNYFLLLSRLRDVSPPLFNQLPAGVSPLFYPMVVQDKETLLAKLREKGIDAIDFWKRFHPACDPTEFPEVAQLRRTILEIPCHQDLSPEVMGQVADVVREALQSERRPSKRAS; this is encoded by the coding sequence ATGGAAGCGGTGAAGACGACTGACAAGCTGTTCGTTCCGTCCCTGCCCACGCTGTGGCCGGGAATGCTGATGGCCCCGCCGCGTCCGGGGGCGCTGCCGCCGTTCTCGTCGCCCAACGCGCGCTACTTCTACTTCGCGCGCAACGCCGTCTGGCTGACCATGAAGATGCTGCGCCTGGATGGCGGCGAGGTGCTGATGCCCGCCTACCACCACGGCGTGGAGGTGGAGGCCGTGGTGGACGCGGGTGCCATTCCGCGCTTCTACCGCGTGGGCAGCCGCTGGGACGTGGACGTGGCGGACGTGGCGAAGCGGATCACTCCGAAGACGCGCGCGCTCTACCTCATCCACTACGCGGGCTTCCCGGGGCCGGTGGACGCCATGCGCAAGCTGGCGGACGAGCACGGCATCCCGTTGATTGAAGACTGCGCGCTGTCCCTGCTGTCGTCCGACGGCGCGACGCCGCTGGGCACCACGGGCGACGTGGGCATCTTCTGCCTCTACAAGACCCTTCCGGTACCCAATGGAGGCGCGCTGGTCGTCAACGGCAAGCGCTCCTACAGCCTGCCGGAGCCGCCCGCGCCGCCGGTGGCGTCCACCTTCAGCCACACCGTGTCCGCGCTGCTGCAGAACCTGGAGCTGCGCGGCGGGGCGGTGGGCCGGGGCCTGCGCGGCCTGGTGCGCTCGGTGGGGCACGGCGCGGTGAAGGCCGCGAGCGTCGAGCGCGTCGCCACGGGCACGCAGCACTTCGACCGGCGCCACGTGGACCTGGGCATGAGCCCGCTGACGAAGCGGATTGCCCTGGCGCAGGACCTGGAGGGCATCGTCGAGGCCCGGCGCCGCAACTACTTCCTGCTGTTGAGCCGGCTGCGCGACGTGTCTCCGCCGCTCTTCAACCAGTTGCCCGCGGGCGTCAGCCCCCTGTTCTACCCGATGGTGGTGCAGGACAAGGAGACGCTGCTGGCGAAGCTGCGCGAGAAGGGCATCGACGCCATCGACTTCTGGAAGCGCTTCCATCCGGCGTGCGACCCGACGGAGTTCCCGGAGGTCGCGCAGCTGCGGCGCACCATTCTTGAGATTCCGTGCCACCAGGACCTGTCGCCGGAGGTGATGGGGCAGGTGGCGGACGTGGTCCGGGAAGCGCTCCAGTCCGAGCGCCGTCCGAGCAAGCGCGCGTCGTGA
- the exoE gene encoding polyisoprenyl-phosphate hexose-1-phosphate transferase ExoE — MLRVFHHYFSAKKLTFFLAESSAIALACVAGAAACAALFAPLGSTPPFATMWPTLVGLGLAFVVTFQFTLYLLDLYDLRIAAEDRTRGYRFLKAAGVTAMVAGGVMLLLPLALPVVLPPGTLLGGAMGALAGTLVVRVSIRALVGEPDAVLVVGDGMKARAVASAIEDGGEGSFRVVALVDPRKVEEPLDAMATRLNASYVVQAADDMRGANWVEALLRCRLDGRRVYDAAGFCERVLRRIPVQFLRASDFAFADEMTVSPLRRAFKRVFDVAVASLLLLMASPFLILVALAIKLDSKGPVFYRQDRVGLGGRAYPLWKFRSMRTDAEKNGAVWARSNDDRVTRVGKFIRKTRIDEIPQVFNVLLGHMSFVGPRPERPVFTEQLKQQIPFYGVREAVKPGITGWAQIRYPYGASVEDARNKLEFDLYYVKNGSLFLDVGIIFHTVRHVLLGRGAR; from the coding sequence GTGCTTCGCGTTTTCCATCACTACTTTTCAGCCAAGAAGTTGACGTTCTTCCTTGCCGAGTCTTCGGCGATCGCGCTGGCCTGTGTCGCGGGTGCCGCGGCCTGCGCGGCCCTCTTCGCGCCCCTGGGCTCCACGCCCCCGTTCGCCACGATGTGGCCGACGCTGGTGGGACTGGGCCTGGCCTTCGTCGTCACCTTCCAGTTCACGCTGTACCTGTTGGACCTGTACGACCTCCGCATCGCCGCCGAGGACCGCACGCGCGGCTACCGCTTCCTCAAGGCCGCTGGCGTCACGGCGATGGTGGCGGGCGGGGTGATGCTGCTCCTGCCGCTGGCCCTGCCGGTGGTGCTGCCTCCCGGGACGCTGCTGGGCGGCGCGATGGGCGCCCTGGCCGGCACCCTGGTGGTTCGCGTCTCCATCCGGGCGCTGGTGGGTGAGCCCGACGCGGTGCTCGTCGTCGGTGACGGCATGAAGGCCCGCGCGGTGGCGAGCGCGATTGAAGACGGCGGCGAGGGTTCCTTCCGCGTGGTGGCCCTGGTGGATCCGCGCAAGGTGGAGGAGCCGCTGGACGCGATGGCGACCCGCCTCAACGCCTCCTACGTGGTGCAGGCCGCGGACGACATGCGCGGCGCCAACTGGGTGGAGGCGCTGCTGCGCTGCCGGCTGGACGGGCGGCGGGTGTACGACGCGGCGGGCTTCTGCGAGCGCGTGCTGCGCCGCATCCCGGTGCAGTTCCTGCGCGCCAGCGACTTCGCCTTCGCGGACGAGATGACCGTGTCGCCGCTGCGCCGGGCCTTCAAGCGCGTGTTCGACGTGGCGGTGGCGTCGCTGCTCCTGCTGATGGCCTCGCCCTTCCTCATCCTGGTGGCGCTGGCCATCAAGCTGGACTCCAAGGGCCCTGTCTTCTACCGGCAGGACCGCGTGGGCCTGGGCGGCCGTGCCTACCCGCTCTGGAAGTTCCGCAGCATGCGCACCGACGCGGAGAAGAACGGCGCGGTCTGGGCGCGCTCCAACGACGACCGCGTCACCCGGGTGGGCAAGTTCATCCGCAAGACGCGCATCGACGAGATTCCCCAGGTGTTCAACGTGCTCCTGGGCCACATGAGCTTCGTGGGCCCGCGTCCGGAGCGTCCGGTGTTCACCGAGCAGCTCAAGCAGCAGATTCCGTTCTACGGCGTGCGCGAGGCGGTGAAGCCGGGCATCACGGGCTGGGCGCAGATCCGCTACCCCTACGGGGCCTCCGTGGAGGACGCGCGCAACAAGCTGGAGTTCGACCTCTACTACGTGAAGAACGGGTCGTTGTTCCTGGACGTCGGCATTATCTTCCACACCGTCCGGCACGTGCTGTTGGGGCGGGGTGCTCGGTAG
- a CDS encoding gluconeogenesis factor YvcK family protein produces the protein MVGMDVDAPFSEQWSQDDARNKAQNVAHNELLQAPKNRPTRIVAMGGGTGLPMVLKGLARRAAPKGGQPGVDITAVVAMSDDGGSSGRLRRQHGVLPPGDIRNCLVALAGGKSALKDVFQYRFGGARGLAGHAVGNLLIAALAELKGDFLEAVRLSGELLGAQGQVLPSTLASVQLVAQMHDDTEVVGERNICRAQGRVRRVSLSPRSPPPVDGLLESIYTADLIAIGPGSLYSSVLPNLLVDGVAQALKETRALKVMVANLMTQPGETDGMNCLDHVQAVIDHVGPVLDAVLVNGRAPSEESIQRYARKGSYMVTAETRELLSSGVIPVQADLLKEGSKIRHDSRKVAACLLKMARSGL, from the coding sequence ATGGTGGGCATGGATGTGGACGCGCCGTTCTCTGAGCAGTGGAGCCAGGACGACGCGCGCAACAAGGCGCAGAACGTCGCGCACAACGAGCTGCTGCAGGCGCCGAAGAACCGTCCCACCCGCATCGTCGCGATGGGCGGCGGCACGGGCCTCCCCATGGTGCTCAAGGGGCTGGCCCGCCGCGCGGCCCCCAAGGGTGGCCAGCCCGGCGTGGACATCACCGCGGTCGTGGCGATGAGCGACGACGGCGGCAGCTCCGGCCGCCTGCGCCGCCAGCACGGCGTGCTGCCCCCGGGCGACATCCGCAACTGCCTGGTGGCGCTCGCGGGTGGCAAGAGCGCGCTGAAGGACGTGTTCCAGTACCGCTTCGGCGGCGCGCGGGGCCTCGCCGGCCACGCGGTGGGCAACCTGCTCATCGCCGCGCTCGCGGAGCTGAAGGGTGACTTCCTGGAGGCGGTGCGGCTGTCCGGGGAGCTCTTGGGCGCGCAGGGCCAGGTGCTGCCCAGCACGCTCGCGTCGGTGCAGCTCGTCGCCCAGATGCACGACGACACGGAAGTGGTGGGCGAGCGCAACATCTGCCGCGCCCAGGGCCGCGTGCGCCGCGTGTCGCTCAGCCCCCGCTCGCCGCCCCCGGTGGACGGCCTGCTGGAGTCCATCTACACGGCCGACCTCATCGCCATCGGGCCGGGCTCGCTGTACTCGAGCGTGCTGCCCAACCTGCTGGTGGACGGCGTGGCCCAGGCGCTGAAGGAGACGCGTGCGCTGAAGGTCATGGTGGCCAACCTGATGACCCAGCCGGGTGAGACGGACGGCATGAACTGCCTGGACCACGTGCAGGCCGTCATCGACCACGTGGGGCCGGTGCTGGACGCGGTGCTCGTCAATGGCCGTGCGCCCTCGGAGGAGTCCATCCAGCGCTATGCGCGCAAGGGCTCCTACATGGTCACGGCGGAGACGCGGGAGCTGCTGTCCTCCGGCGTGATTCCGGTGCAGGCGGACCTGCTCAAGGAGGGGTCCAAGATCCGACACGACAGCCGCAAGGTCGCTGCCTGCCTGCTGAAGATGGCGCGCAGCGGGTTGTAG
- a CDS encoding GNAT family N-acetyltransferase, with amino-acid sequence MEAIPFQAAPRVEEVNDRAAFMTLEAEWNQLVETTSNELFYRHEFLRLWLDNFAAGSRMRVLLMRGEDGKLSAALPLVEERTSMYGMPVRQLTSAANAHSCRFDVLAREPDAAARAFLTHLRETGGWDVLRLTDVPDGGVGFRLLEAAKQSNLPVGEWESLNSPYVPLPAKKDAYFAKLPSKFKANCRRRRRKLEEKGKVTFERVTGGLDLEGTLEEGLLLEQSGWKGANGTAMAQDGKTRGFYTELARDAAYRGRLSLYFLRLDGRAVAFQYGLEYGGRYFLLKPGYDESLKECSPGQLLMEEVLGHCLERGLTEFDFLGPDMVWKRDWTDEVRRHTWLYVFNDTAFGRALCSAKFRWVPAAKEVVARWKR; translated from the coding sequence ATGGAAGCCATTCCCTTTCAAGCCGCCCCCCGGGTCGAGGAAGTCAACGACCGGGCGGCCTTCATGACCCTGGAAGCCGAGTGGAACCAGCTCGTGGAGACGACCTCCAACGAGCTGTTCTACCGGCACGAGTTCCTGCGGCTGTGGCTGGACAACTTCGCCGCCGGCTCGCGCATGCGCGTGCTGCTCATGCGCGGCGAGGACGGCAAGCTCAGCGCCGCGCTGCCGCTGGTGGAGGAGCGCACGTCGATGTACGGCATGCCGGTGCGTCAGCTCACCTCCGCGGCCAACGCGCACTCCTGCCGCTTCGACGTGCTGGCGCGCGAGCCGGACGCCGCGGCCCGGGCCTTCCTCACGCACCTGCGTGAGACGGGCGGCTGGGACGTGCTGCGGCTGACGGACGTGCCGGACGGCGGCGTGGGCTTCCGCCTGCTGGAGGCCGCGAAGCAGTCCAACCTGCCGGTGGGCGAGTGGGAGTCGCTGAACTCGCCCTACGTGCCGCTGCCCGCGAAGAAGGACGCGTACTTCGCGAAGCTGCCGTCCAAGTTCAAGGCCAACTGCCGCCGCCGCCGCCGCAAGCTGGAGGAGAAGGGGAAGGTCACCTTCGAGCGCGTCACCGGTGGGTTGGACCTGGAGGGCACGCTGGAGGAGGGGCTGCTGCTGGAGCAGAGCGGCTGGAAGGGCGCCAACGGCACGGCCATGGCGCAGGACGGAAAGACGCGCGGCTTCTACACGGAGCTGGCGCGTGACGCGGCCTACCGCGGCCGGCTGTCGCTGTACTTCCTGCGCCTGGACGGGCGCGCGGTGGCGTTCCAGTACGGCCTGGAATACGGCGGGCGCTACTTCCTCTTGAAGCCCGGCTACGACGAGAGCCTGAAGGAGTGCAGCCCGGGGCAGCTCCTCATGGAGGAGGTGCTGGGGCACTGCCTGGAGCGCGGGCTGACCGAGTTCGATTTCCTGGGGCCGGACATGGTGTGGAAGCGCGACTGGACGGACGAGGTCCGCCGGCACACCTGGCTCTACGTGTTCAACGACACCGCCTTCGGCCGGGCCCTGTGCTCGGCGAAGTTCCGGTGGGTACCGGCGGCGAAAGAGGTGGTGGCGCGATGGAAGCGGTGA